The following is a genomic window from Triticum urartu cultivar G1812 unplaced genomic scaffold, Tu2.1 TuUngrouped_contig_5396, whole genome shotgun sequence.
AATATTTTGTTCTTTCTGTAGGGTGGTGCAATGGGCCATTAAGACTATGGCAGACGACAATCCCGACAATTCAGGCAATAGCACTCGGCTGTTTAATGCAATTCAATCTTTCTTAAAGAAGTTGTCTGGCAAGCTGAAGAAAGTGAGTAGAGGGTTTCCAGTAAAGATCCTATTCTTTCTGATAGGATTTTACTGTGCCACGGCATTTGCTACCGTCATCGGGCAAACAGGCGACTGGGACATACTTTCTGCCGGATTGGCCGTTGCCATCGTCGAGGTTATTGGCGCTCTCATGTACAGGGCTTCCTTTGCGCTTCTTGGCAGGATGAAGAATATGATTTCCATATTCAATTACTGGAAAGCCGGGCTCACGCTTGGATTGTTCTTGGATTCGTTTAAGTATGAAGTGGATGAACTCCTTGAATCATGTAGTCCGCTTAACTTTGAGATTAATATATTTACTGGGCTTTGGTAAATTTTTGCTCCAGATTTTAGTACCTTGGTTCATCCGCCAAATGTTGCCCAAATTACGCCTGCTCCTGCATCCATAACGACCCCGATGGCGCATTTGCATCGATGATGAGCCCGATGGCGCTGGCACATTCCTCATGTATGAAGCTGTGCTCCTGCTCCTTGTCATCCTCTCCCTCAGCGGGCATCTTCTTGTGCTGCTCCCACTAGGACAGGCTCCGCTCTCTCCTCTGGTCTTGGCATCCTGCCATGCTGCAAGACAGCCTGCACACCATCATCTCCATCGGAATGGTGCCGAGCAGGCAGCTTCTGAGCACAAGGTAGTATCATGGCGCTGGCGCATTCCTCATGTATGAAGTTGTGCTCCTGCTCTGTACAACTTATTCTGAATTTTGACACCAAACTTATTCTGAATTTTGACACCATTCTGGAAGGTCATCTCTTGTAAACTTCAGCTGCTGACCAATGGTACCGTGCCTTGCTGTTTGCAGAGCGTGGAAGCGGGAAAAGAGTGCGGCTTGCCTGTGATCATGCCTGGGGATAACATCCTGAAGTTCTTCACGAGGCTTGGCCCACACAAGACGCGCTGACTTGGAGCAAGGGCGAAGTCGAGGTGCAAGTCAGATGTTCAGTTTTGTGAGACCGCTGGTATCTGCAAGCGGGCTTATGGTTGACTGATTGTAGTTAGCCGTTAGCGACTTATGATTGATGGATTGATTTATATATGCAAGCGGCTTACGGTTGACAGATTGATTGTATATAAGAAGTGCGTTCGTGGGTTTTCAGAGATGACGAAAATAATCTTTCATGTGTATTAGATATGGAATCCCAGTAGGCTTCTTTATTTTTCTCTCTCCATACAATCCCAAAATGGATCGGGTTCTACTGTGAAAAGAGATAACGGAACACAAAAGAGTACCCAGCATCCATAGGGTTGAATAATtcatcacccgcaaaaaaaaggGTTGAATAATTCATGGTTTTAGGGTTAAATCATTGTTTCTATCATGGAACTGGTTGAATAATTCATTTTAGATGAACTTGTTGAATGCTACGACATTGGGAATCTTTCTCCCCTGTCACCAGGGATGCAGGCGGGCATCCTGCAAAGTCCCGCATAAGTAGAGAATTAGTTCAAATTGAACTAAATCTGAGAGGAGCAACCATAAGTAAAGtaaatctgttttgcatgtgGAGCGGGGCGGATCGGCGCCGCTCTGCACCCCTAGCTGTCACACCCAAATCCTAGAGCTTAGGTGCACGACAATGAGCGTGTTAAGAGGGATGGATACATATTGTCGGTTCATTTGTGGGTTTTTTCGTCAATAATCAGGGGCTCACACCCCTAGCTTCATTTCATTGAAACGAAACCAGTTACAATATTCTACCAGACCAGGTCCAGCCACTAAAAACTAATAAGCACTCATCTCACCCTCTCAACTAAGGTCCAAAGTTGTCTTGCTACAAAACAAGGGATACAGCATGATAGCAACGTTATAACATCCCAGGCATAATCAAACATCAGCTCCACATAACATCGGATACACCACTCTGATCCTGATGTTCTCCTCCTGCTCTTCATGCTTCATCAGGTACTCCAAGGTTGCGGCTCCATCATATAGTTCATAGGGAGATGTTACAGTGTCCTACCATACATACGTACGCCACCTCCAAGGTCGGTTCAATTGTCATCTCAGCAAGACCAAAGATACTTCATAGTAGTTTCCTTTTCAAATTATCAGGGAATTTGCTACCAACAGAAAAATTGCAATCAATGATAAATTATCATGGAATTTGCTAGCGTCTGTTCTTTCTGCAAGGTTTtcggaaaggaaaaggggggaggAAATTAGATTGCTGTTGAACCAAATAGTAGGAAATAGTGTCCCACTATACGGACGTGCCTTAAAGAACAACACAAGCATATGCACGATGGAGGAGGGGGACATGCATGGACCTAACATTCTTACCGGGATTGTGATCAGTGCAGGATTAATCAAGTCCGGCTATAATCATCAAACAAGAAATAGAAGAAGAAAAACGCTTCCATCTTTATCTCCTGCTATAATGTTAAGGTTCGTGTCACAAGAATAACCCTATATTGGGAAATGGGAATACTACAAAAGCATCTATTATTAAACCATAAGATAAGCGGAAAATAGGCACATTGATGTCGCTCGTCGATTTCACTCTACATTGGGCTCATTGTTTAAGATTGATATTACGCTGCATTACGAATGCATGGCACTAGCACATCATTATTAGAGTGACTCAAGAAGACAACCTCTTTGTATGGATGGAAGCCTAGGAAGCGGAAATCCCCACGACTCTGCTGCTCGTGGCTACATTCACCATACTCTAGGACATCATCATTATCAGAGTTCCATTCAGCGCTCTGTCGATTATTCTCCTGCTTCTCCCTGTCGTCATCATCTACGGTCCATGGCCTGTTGATCTCCTCAGAATATAAAGTGTTCATTCGATAGGAAAGAAGGTTGAGGCTGACATCATACTTTAGCACCCACTCTGGTAGGCCATGTGATTCTTCGAGGAGTATCCACACTCGAAGTCTATGGCCACGAAAACTTGCATAATGCATCCCCTTCTCTGATCTTCTGAAGTTGGATCGCATGttttcattttcatccatgtttgttGGCGCTTTGATTACTTGGTAGCTACATTCGGAAGTGCAAAACCTGTAACCATCACACAATATATCGAGCTTGGATTAATCAGCTTGAGCTAGCGCATCCCACTATAGCTTTAGTGGACAACATATATATGTAGGGATCAAtcgcaaaaaaagaaaaaagaagacaACATACATAGGAATAAAATGATATAGTTCTTTCAAATGAAATGATCTTTTTGCATCAACAAAAGTTAATTAGGTACCTGGAAACAAAAGCGCCGGCGCGACAATGCACGTACAAGGCTCCTCTCCAGTACTCGGCGTAGCTATACCCCGTCTTCCAGTTGTGATCCACCACCATATTTGACCGCACGTCGGCTACGGTTCCCGCCGCCTCGCCTATGCGAACGAAGGCCCTCTCCTCCCATCTCCCGGTCCTCGACGAGAACACCATCAGCTGATGGCACGACGGTGGCCATTCCATCAAGTCCTCCGGGTCCTCCTCGTCATAGTCGGTGGTTTTCTCGGGCACGTCTGGGATCAACAACACCTCGTAGTGCAGCGACACGGCCGGGTCGAAGGCGAGGTAGGCGCCGGCGAAGCACAGACCTGGGAAGAGATCGAGGCCCGGAACCGACGGGAGGAGCGCCCAGCGCCGGGTGGCGGGGTTGCAGACGTAGAGGAGGAGGCCGTTGCAGTGGTCGACGATCGTGGACTCGTGGTGGTCAGGCCGTCTTTGCGGCGCTGGACGGAGTCGAACGCGGCGGCGATCCTCGTGCAGGAGGGACGGACGAAGAAGCGCGGGAAGTCAAAGTAGTTGCTGAATGCTGATGATGCCGGCGACGGAGTGCGGCCGGAGCGGCCTGAGACGGTCCACGACGGCGCGCCACGGCCTGCACACGCGGCGGGACATCGCGAGGCTCCGCCCGGGGAGGCGGCGCA
Proteins encoded in this region:
- the LOC125529164 gene encoding ycf20-like protein isoform X2, which gives rise to MSALRLCKGAVQSPPGHRCWSGCSRSRNLVAAAAAASSCAPRGAAAAACCRNKHQGSFRLVRASPSFGRSTRVVQWAIKTMADDNPDNSGNSTRLFNAIQSFLKKLSGKLKKVSRGFPVKILFFLIGFYCATAFATVIGQTGDWDILSAGLAVAIVEVIGALMYRASFALLGRMKNMISIFNYWKAGLTLGLFLDSFKF
- the LOC125529164 gene encoding ycf20-like protein isoform X1, whose amino-acid sequence is MSALRLCKGAVQSPPGHRCWSGCSRSRNLVAAAAAASSCAPRGAAAAACCRNKHQGSFRLVRASPSFGRSTRVVQWAIKTMADDNPDNSGNSTRLFNAIQSFLKKLSGKLKKVSRGFPVKILFFLIGFYCATAFATVIGQTGDWDILSAGLAVAIVEVIGALMYRASFALLGRMKNMISIFNYWKAGLTLGLFLDSFKYEVDELLESCSPLNFEINIFTGLW